The Planococcus liqunii genome includes a region encoding these proteins:
- a CDS encoding YuiB family protein — protein sequence MSTSFSIVQLIISVLLFFVMFFGIGFLLNMLLRMTWLMAIVYPIVVLLIIDDVSFFDYFTNPGESFSMLGDTLTSLTGSDIAVLLAGFAGAVTSGFVMKILRKMGYQMF from the coding sequence ATGAGTACATCATTTAGTATTGTTCAGTTAATTATTTCGGTTCTTTTATTTTTTGTAATGTTTTTCGGCATCGGCTTTTTGTTGAATATGCTTTTGCGCATGACGTGGCTGATGGCGATCGTTTATCCGATTGTGGTGCTGCTGATCATTGACGATGTCAGCTTTTTCGATTACTTCACCAACCCGGGTGAATCTTTCTCAATGCTGGGAGATACGCTGACTTCATTGACAGGCAGTGATATAGCTGTGCTATTGGCAGGTTTTGCTGGAGCGGTAACATCCGGTTTTGTTATGAAGATTCTTCGCAAGATGGGCTATCAAATGTTTTAA
- a CDS encoding leucyl aminopeptidase: protein MELKVQQDALNLEAEILVVGLSRHPENTKGWSEFSERFNGKLEEWAKQDLSFDLNASTTYPTLSGSIPRVLFIGLNDRKKLTEDDVRTAFGQVGKELLKKKIKHAAVYLDSFQNDSISAEDAAYLATEGIGMGTYRFDDYKTSSNEADVQLELLALLTQEDADEVQASAFIGQVFGQSVNEARTLVNMPGNLLTATALADYAQELGETYGFETDILGKAELEELGMGAILAVNQGSVEEPRLIVLKYKATDSFDNPLALVGKGITFDTGGYSLKPKDGIVGMKGDMGGAAAVLGAMKVIGELKPEKNVVAVIASTDNMVSGNAFKPDDVITSLSGKTIEILNTDAEGRLVLADSVTYAKQMGATHIIDVATLTGGVIVALGNDKTGALTNDEAFFETFMEAALETGEFVWRLPLTERDKKRIRKSDVADLNNSPGRDGHMIFGGGFVGEFAENTPWIHLDIAGTSHAASPHDLGPQGGTGAMVRTLAMMVEKMAEEQ from the coding sequence ATGGAACTCAAAGTACAGCAAGATGCATTAAATCTTGAAGCGGAAATTTTGGTCGTCGGCCTTAGCCGCCATCCCGAGAATACTAAGGGCTGGAGCGAGTTTTCCGAGCGCTTTAACGGCAAGCTGGAAGAATGGGCAAAACAAGATCTGTCGTTTGACTTGAACGCATCCACTACATACCCGACTTTATCCGGTTCAATTCCGCGGGTATTGTTTATCGGCTTGAATGACCGAAAAAAACTTACGGAAGACGATGTCCGGACAGCTTTCGGGCAAGTCGGCAAAGAGTTGTTGAAGAAGAAAATCAAGCATGCGGCCGTGTATTTGGATTCGTTCCAAAACGACAGCATCAGTGCTGAAGACGCTGCTTACTTAGCTACTGAAGGCATTGGCATGGGAACATACCGTTTTGATGATTACAAAACATCTTCAAATGAAGCGGATGTTCAGTTAGAGTTGTTGGCCTTGCTGACACAGGAAGATGCAGACGAAGTGCAGGCATCGGCGTTTATTGGCCAAGTGTTCGGGCAATCGGTTAATGAAGCTCGGACGCTTGTCAACATGCCGGGAAATCTCTTGACTGCGACAGCACTTGCTGATTACGCACAGGAACTTGGAGAAACGTATGGTTTTGAAACCGACATTCTGGGCAAAGCGGAACTTGAAGAACTGGGAATGGGTGCCATTCTTGCAGTAAACCAAGGGTCTGTTGAAGAGCCGCGCCTGATTGTGTTGAAATACAAAGCGACAGACAGCTTTGATAATCCGCTGGCTCTTGTTGGAAAAGGGATCACGTTCGATACAGGCGGCTATTCCTTGAAACCGAAAGACGGCATTGTCGGCATGAAAGGCGACATGGGCGGAGCGGCAGCGGTACTCGGCGCCATGAAAGTCATCGGGGAATTGAAGCCGGAGAAAAACGTCGTGGCGGTTATTGCCTCTACGGATAACATGGTATCCGGCAATGCCTTCAAGCCGGATGATGTCATCACGTCCCTGAGCGGCAAAACAATTGAAATCCTGAACACAGACGCGGAAGGCCGTTTGGTGCTGGCTGATTCGGTGACGTATGCGAAACAAATGGGCGCAACACATATCATTGATGTGGCGACATTGACCGGCGGCGTAATTGTGGCACTTGGCAATGACAAAACAGGTGCGTTGACAAACGATGAAGCCTTTTTTGAGACCTTCATGGAAGCGGCGCTTGAAACAGGCGAATTTGTCTGGAGACTGCCGCTGACTGAACGCGACAAGAAACGCATCCGCAAAAGCGATGTTGCTGACTTGAACAATTCGCCGGGCCGTGACGGCCATATGATTTTCGGCGGCGGGTTTGTCGGCGAGTTTGCTGAAAACACACCTTGGATCCATTTGGATATCGCAGGGACTTCACATGCAGCATCTCCGCATGATTTAGGGCCGCAAGGCGGAACGGGCGCAATGGTCCGCACACTGGCCATGATGGTTGAAAAAATGGCAGAAGAACAATAA
- a CDS encoding NUDIX domain-containing protein codes for MAKHKRGNIWLGAAGLVVNGRNEWLVVKKRYGGLNGKWSLPAGFVMATETIDEAAVREVKEETGIDCEVLGMIGFRTGVIREEISDNMAVFLMKAREENQPIAAQLSELYEAAWLSPEKLAEDDSVSVMLQEMVNYVLEEGFEAIEDVNPGDVFGYSTYKLFFKK; via the coding sequence ATGGCAAAACACAAACGCGGAAACATCTGGCTCGGAGCAGCCGGATTAGTCGTTAACGGCAGAAACGAATGGCTGGTGGTGAAAAAGCGCTACGGCGGGCTGAATGGCAAATGGTCGCTGCCTGCAGGCTTTGTCATGGCGACGGAAACAATCGATGAAGCAGCGGTCCGGGAAGTGAAAGAAGAAACCGGAATTGATTGCGAAGTGCTTGGAATGATTGGTTTTCGGACCGGGGTAATCCGGGAGGAAATCAGCGACAATATGGCCGTCTTTTTAATGAAAGCAAGAGAGGAGAATCAGCCGATCGCTGCACAGCTTTCAGAACTTTATGAAGCGGCTTGGCTGTCTCCAGAGAAGTTGGCAGAAGATGATTCAGTATCAGTCATGCTTCAGGAAATGGTGAATTATGTGCTTGAAGAAGGATTCGAGGCTATAGAAGATGTAAACCCGGGAGATGTTTTCGGCTATTCTACATATAAATTATTTTTTAAAAAATAG
- a CDS encoding NAD(P)/FAD-dependent oxidoreductase: MVKRPSILVLGAGYGGLTTVVNLQKVLGTDGADITLINKNEYHYESTWLHEAAAGTLLPEQVRYDIKDVIDSVKTKFVQATVEAIDVKGKKVTTDNGVFTYDYLVIGLGFEGETFGIPGLDKYALSIANVKAARYIREHIEFQFANWSAEEEKDDSRLTIVVGGAGFTGIEFLGELANRVPELCKEYDVPREKVRVVCVEAAPMVLPGFDPELVSYAVGKLESKGIEFSIGTPVVEATPEGVNIKKGDDKFEFIKAGTVVWAAGVRGSKLIEESGIENMRARVKVEPDLRAPGFSDVFIVGDCALMINEETNRPYPPTAQIAMQQGETIAKNINSLIKGEDTMPFVPDLKGTVCSLGEDDAIGVVFGKKITGKRASFMKKMIDNRALLLVGGPGLVMKKGKFNVL, encoded by the coding sequence GTGGTTAAGAGACCCTCAATTTTAGTACTAGGAGCAGGATACGGCGGTTTGACTACTGTAGTAAACTTGCAGAAAGTGTTGGGCACAGATGGTGCTGACATTACGTTGATCAATAAAAACGAATACCATTACGAAAGCACTTGGCTTCACGAAGCTGCTGCTGGAACACTTCTTCCAGAACAAGTTCGTTACGATATCAAAGATGTAATCGATAGCGTGAAAACGAAATTTGTCCAAGCAACAGTAGAAGCAATCGATGTTAAAGGCAAAAAAGTAACGACAGATAACGGTGTCTTTACATACGATTATCTTGTGATCGGTTTAGGGTTCGAAGGGGAAACTTTCGGAATTCCTGGCCTTGATAAATATGCACTTTCGATTGCGAACGTTAAAGCTGCACGTTATATCCGTGAGCACATCGAGTTCCAATTTGCGAACTGGTCAGCGGAAGAAGAAAAAGACGATAGCCGTTTGACAATTGTTGTCGGCGGAGCCGGATTTACAGGAATCGAGTTCTTAGGCGAACTTGCTAACCGTGTACCTGAACTTTGCAAAGAATACGATGTACCGCGCGAAAAAGTTCGTGTTGTCTGTGTAGAGGCAGCACCAATGGTATTGCCTGGATTTGATCCGGAACTTGTCAGCTATGCAGTAGGCAAATTGGAATCCAAAGGAATCGAATTCTCAATCGGTACGCCGGTTGTTGAAGCGACGCCTGAAGGGGTTAACATTAAAAAAGGCGACGATAAATTCGAATTCATCAAAGCCGGTACAGTGGTTTGGGCTGCAGGCGTACGCGGCAGCAAGCTGATCGAAGAGTCGGGGATTGAAAACATGCGCGCCCGCGTAAAAGTGGAACCGGACCTTCGCGCTCCAGGCTTCTCGGATGTCTTTATCGTTGGCGACTGTGCATTGATGATCAACGAAGAAACAAACCGTCCATACCCACCGACTGCACAAATTGCGATGCAGCAAGGTGAAACAATAGCGAAAAACATCAACTCCTTGATCAAAGGCGAAGATACAATGCCGTTCGTTCCTGACTTGAAAGGAACAGTTTGTTCTTTAGGCGAAGATGATGCTATCGGCGTCGTATTCGGCAAGAAGATTACTGGCAAACGTGCTTCATTCATGAAGAAAATGATCGACAACCGTGCATTGCTATTGGTTGGCGGACCTGGCCTTGTGATGAAAAAAGGTAAATTCAACGTTCTATAA
- a CDS encoding Na+/H+ antiporter subunit D: protein MINLLLFPVLIPLLFAAILLFFPKNIRMQRTFAAIGAGLALVAVLFLIAKVKTDGIQAVTLGSWDAPFGITMVSDLFSALLVLSATIITLFIIFYSFPTIGAGREQSFYYPAVLFLLTGVNGAFTTGDIFNLFVFFEVLLMSSYMLIVHGGEKPQLRETIKYLLVNVISSALFVSAVAFLYSVTGTLNMADLAVKIPQIEATGILTVIAVMFLVVFGFKAAIFPLYFWLPGAYHAPPTPILALFGALLTKVGVYAIMRTYTLFFTMNTDFTHELLAIIAILTILAGCIGALAYFDVKKIIIYNIIIAVGVILFGVSQLNEAGVDGAIFYLVHDMLIKAALFFLVGIVAVIFGTSNLRQMGGLMKTHPFLGWVYLITAFGLAGIPPLSGFPGKLLIVQGGFEGPHFWGSIVVLATSLLVLLSAMRIFVYAFWGEPVETVPLKKSTYRQMLIPSVLLVAITVFIGVGAELFMPLINGAGEVLLNPSIYIDAVLKE from the coding sequence ATGATTAATTTACTTCTCTTTCCTGTCTTAATTCCGTTGCTATTTGCTGCGATTCTATTGTTTTTCCCTAAAAATATCCGTATGCAGCGAACATTCGCTGCAATAGGGGCAGGACTGGCTTTAGTTGCAGTTTTGTTTTTAATAGCTAAAGTGAAGACAGATGGCATCCAGGCTGTCACATTAGGCAGCTGGGATGCACCTTTCGGCATTACGATGGTATCTGATTTGTTTTCCGCTTTGCTGGTGCTTAGCGCAACAATCATTACCTTATTCATTATTTTTTACAGCTTCCCGACAATCGGGGCCGGACGTGAACAATCGTTTTACTATCCTGCGGTGCTTTTCCTGTTGACCGGTGTTAACGGAGCATTCACGACCGGTGATATTTTCAACTTATTTGTATTTTTTGAAGTGCTGTTGATGTCTTCTTATATGCTGATTGTCCACGGCGGCGAAAAACCGCAGCTGCGGGAAACAATCAAATATTTGTTGGTCAACGTGATCTCTTCTGCATTGTTTGTGTCAGCAGTCGCCTTTTTATACTCGGTTACCGGAACTTTGAATATGGCCGACTTAGCTGTTAAAATTCCCCAGATTGAAGCGACTGGAATCTTAACGGTAATTGCGGTGATGTTCCTGGTGGTTTTCGGCTTTAAGGCTGCTATTTTCCCGCTGTACTTTTGGCTGCCGGGAGCTTATCATGCTCCCCCTACCCCCATCTTGGCGCTTTTCGGTGCTTTGCTGACCAAAGTCGGGGTTTATGCGATTATGCGTACATACACCTTGTTTTTCACAATGAACACAGATTTCACGCATGAGCTGCTGGCCATCATTGCCATCCTGACGATCTTGGCCGGCTGTATTGGGGCCCTTGCTTATTTTGATGTTAAGAAAATTATCATTTACAATATCATCATTGCTGTAGGGGTGATTTTGTTCGGCGTATCGCAATTGAATGAAGCCGGTGTGGACGGGGCAATCTTTTACTTGGTCCACGATATGTTGATCAAAGCGGCCCTCTTTTTCCTGGTGGGTATTGTTGCTGTCATTTTTGGGACATCCAATTTGCGCCAAATGGGCGGATTGATGAAAACCCATCCATTCCTCGGATGGGTGTATCTGATCACTGCATTCGGCTTAGCCGGTATTCCGCCGCTTAGCGGATTCCCGGGTAAATTGCTTATTGTACAAGGTGGATTCGAGGGGCCGCATTTCTGGGGCAGCATTGTGGTATTGGCAACAAGCTTGCTTGTATTGTTAAGCGCAATGCGCATTTTCGTTTATGCATTCTGGGGAGAACCGGTTGAAACGGTGCCTTTAAAAAAATCAACATACCGCCAAATGCTGATTCCTTCGGTACTGTTGGTCGCCATCACGGTTTTCATTGGTGTGGGCGCTGAATTGTTCATGCCATTGATCAATGGGGCTGGTGAGGTTCTATTAAATCCATCCATCTATATAGATGCGGTATTAAAGGAGTAG
- a CDS encoding Na(+)/H(+) antiporter subunit F1, whose product MMTFYWVALMIVSCAFAALLFRLVKGPTVADRVVALDALGVALVSIVALLSLIIGTEFFLEIILLLSILSFIGTTAFAKFIERGEIFDRNNNR is encoded by the coding sequence ATGATGACATTTTACTGGGTTGCCCTTATGATTGTAAGCTGTGCTTTTGCTGCTCTTTTGTTCCGCCTTGTCAAAGGGCCGACGGTTGCTGACCGTGTAGTGGCGCTTGATGCTTTAGGTGTGGCACTCGTATCCATTGTGGCATTGCTGTCGCTTATCATCGGAACCGAGTTTTTCCTGGAAATCATTTTGCTCTTAAGCATCCTGTCGTTTATCGGGACTACGGCATTTGCGAAATTCATTGAGAGAGGAGAGATTTTCGATCGAAACAACAATCGTTAA
- a CDS encoding YuiA family protein: MTVFKKAMPTNKCPYCAGQGYFQLRLGGSETCSRCSGSGKK; the protein is encoded by the coding sequence ATGACAGTTTTTAAAAAGGCAATGCCTACAAATAAATGCCCTTATTGTGCAGGCCAAGGATACTTCCAGCTGCGATTGGGCGGTTCAGAAACGTGCTCCCGCTGTTCAGGTTCCGGCAAAAAATGA
- the mnhG gene encoding monovalent cation/H(+) antiporter subunit G, protein MRNSLREERFSIETTIVNILIIILISVGVILSVVTALGLLRLPDVYTRTHAASKSSTLGVMCILGGTFIHFWLLEDHFNPQLVIAIAFLFITSPVAGHLIGRASYMSGIPLAEETVRDDMKIAIEKEKGEQK, encoded by the coding sequence TTGCGAAATTCATTGAGAGAGGAGAGATTTTCGATCGAAACAACAATCGTTAACATCCTCATCATCATTCTAATCAGCGTAGGGGTCATTTTGAGTGTGGTTACAGCCCTTGGACTTTTGCGGCTGCCAGATGTCTACACTCGGACGCACGCAGCTTCTAAAAGCTCTACACTGGGTGTAATGTGTATCCTTGGCGGTACATTTATCCACTTCTGGCTGCTGGAAGACCATTTTAACCCGCAGCTGGTGATTGCCATCGCTTTCTTGTTCATCACTTCTCCCGTCGCAGGGCATTTGATTGGACGCGCGTCTTATATGTCGGGCATCCCCCTTGCCGAAGAAACGGTACGCGATGATATGAAAATAGCAATAGAAAAGGAAAAAGGCGAACAAAAATAA
- a CDS encoding Na+/H+ antiporter subunit E, translated as MALQILLNFFLAGVWMFMTNAFTPTGFAVGFIVGLLLIILMRRFFSYRLYTSRIWAVISLFFLFLKELVLSSFSVFKLVIQPKLDIHPAVFELETELKHDWEVTLLSALITLTPGTLVIGISEDQKRLYIHAIDFEDIEDAVSSIKNTFERAILEVSRP; from the coding sequence ATGGCTTTGCAAATTTTACTGAATTTCTTTTTAGCCGGAGTTTGGATGTTCATGACCAACGCGTTTACTCCAACCGGTTTTGCAGTCGGCTTTATTGTGGGCTTGCTGCTCATTATTCTGATGCGCCGTTTCTTTTCTTACCGGCTTTACACGTCACGGATTTGGGCAGTCATTTCGCTGTTCTTTCTGTTCCTGAAAGAATTGGTTCTTTCAAGTTTCTCTGTATTTAAACTGGTGATCCAGCCGAAGTTGGACATACACCCTGCTGTTTTCGAGCTGGAAACCGAATTGAAACACGACTGGGAAGTGACTTTGCTTTCTGCATTGATCACCTTAACGCCAGGTACACTGGTGATCGGAATATCGGAAGATCAAAAGCGCCTGTACATTCACGCCATCGATTTCGAAGATATTGAAGACGCGGTGTCTTCCATCAAAAACACATTTGAGCGTGCAATTCTGGAGGTGAGCCGCCCATGA